A portion of the Krasilnikovia cinnamomea genome contains these proteins:
- a CDS encoding class E sortase — translation MPPQARGSAMPPGAAVPVSPLDGHPGEQPRRYPTGTPQPPPGLRLGTPPGLGPAAREPDPSATALLRTIDGPTGLLPSVSPRPNTDPAPAGAKPAAKAGDVAVGAASVAAAAAAAAAEPGEPAGDADDGKPRRGEKVVKLRPEQTQDGYKSVYSELTRPTLGSRIRSAIRVSGELMITFGVVVLLFAGYEVFGNSAEVDAEQSSLGDELDQQWADPTVAPTTGPAKNAPAAPGKNLIGRLYIPKLDKEWVVVNGVRPQDIRYAPGHYPETALPGKVGNFSVAGHRIRKIFWRLDELQKGDVIGVETRTDWFVYRVTSQAIVKPSAVEVVAPVPNRPGAKPSKAMLTLTTCNPKFNNYQRLIVHAELVSSSKRDPGVADAGKPAEIKAG, via the coding sequence ATGCCGCCGCAGGCCCGGGGCAGCGCCATGCCTCCCGGGGCCGCCGTCCCGGTGTCGCCGCTCGACGGGCACCCCGGTGAGCAGCCACGGCGCTACCCCACCGGCACACCGCAGCCACCGCCGGGCCTCCGGCTCGGTACGCCACCCGGACTCGGCCCGGCCGCGCGGGAACCGGACCCGTCCGCGACGGCGCTGCTCCGTACCATCGACGGGCCCACCGGTCTGCTCCCCTCGGTGAGCCCGCGCCCGAACACCGACCCCGCCCCGGCCGGTGCGAAGCCGGCGGCCAAGGCCGGCGACGTCGCGGTCGGCGCGGCGTCCGTGGCGGCCGCTGCCGCCGCGGCGGCCGCCGAGCCGGGCGAGCCCGCCGGGGACGCCGACGACGGCAAGCCGCGCCGCGGCGAGAAGGTGGTCAAGCTCCGCCCGGAGCAGACCCAGGACGGCTACAAGAGCGTCTACTCGGAGCTGACCCGGCCGACCCTCGGCTCGCGGATCCGTTCGGCGATCCGCGTCTCCGGCGAGCTGATGATCACCTTCGGGGTCGTCGTGCTGCTCTTCGCCGGTTACGAGGTGTTCGGCAACTCGGCCGAGGTGGACGCCGAGCAGAGCAGCCTCGGCGACGAACTGGACCAGCAGTGGGCCGACCCGACCGTCGCGCCCACCACCGGCCCGGCCAAGAACGCCCCGGCCGCGCCCGGCAAGAACCTGATCGGCCGGCTCTACATCCCGAAGCTGGACAAGGAGTGGGTGGTCGTCAACGGCGTCCGCCCGCAGGACATCCGGTACGCCCCCGGGCACTACCCGGAGACGGCACTGCCCGGCAAGGTCGGCAACTTCTCGGTCGCGGGCCACCGGATCCGGAAGATCTTCTGGCGGCTGGACGAACTGCAGAAGGGCGACGTCATCGGCGTCGAGACCCGCACCGACTGGTTCGTCTACCGGGTGACGAGCCAGGCGATCGTCAAGCCGTCGGCGGTCGAGGTGGTGGCGCCCGTGCCGAACCGGCCCGGGGCGAAGCCCTCCAAGGCGATGCTGACGCTGACCACCTGCAACCCGAAGTTCAACAACTATCAGCGACTGATCGTGCACGCGGAGCTGGTCTCCTCGTCCAAGCGCGATCCGGGTGTGGCGGACGCCGGCAAGCCGGCCGAGATCAAGGCGGGATAG
- a CDS encoding aminodeoxychorismate/anthranilate synthase component II: MRILVIDNYDSFVFNLVQYLGQLGAECEVRRNDEISVAEVGRFGAAGILLSPGPGTPDRAGITMDVITAYGGELPLFGVCLGHQAIGAAYGATVTRAPELLHGKTSLVRHKGEGVLAGLPDPFTATRYHSLAVLPETLPTEIEVTGWTESGVVMAMRHRELPIEGVQFHPESVLTEGGHTMLANWLAACGLPQARDRAPELAAEVEARRRAAFAA, from the coding sequence GTGCGCATCCTCGTGATCGACAACTACGACTCGTTCGTCTTCAACCTCGTGCAGTACCTCGGCCAGTTGGGCGCGGAGTGCGAGGTCCGGCGCAACGACGAGATCAGCGTGGCCGAGGTCGGCCGGTTCGGCGCGGCCGGGATCCTGCTCTCCCCCGGCCCGGGCACACCGGACCGCGCGGGCATCACGATGGACGTCATCACGGCGTACGGGGGCGAGCTCCCGCTGTTCGGGGTCTGCCTCGGCCATCAGGCGATCGGGGCGGCATACGGGGCCACGGTGACCCGCGCGCCGGAACTGCTGCACGGCAAGACGTCGCTGGTCCGGCACAAGGGCGAGGGCGTGCTGGCCGGCCTGCCGGACCCGTTCACCGCGACGCGGTACCACTCGCTGGCCGTGCTGCCCGAGACCCTGCCCACCGAGATCGAGGTGACGGGCTGGACGGAGTCCGGCGTGGTCATGGCGATGCGGCACCGGGAGCTGCCGATCGAGGGTGTGCAGTTCCACCCCGAGTCCGTGCTCACCGAGGGCGGGCACACCATGCTGGCGAACTGGCTCGCCGCCTGCGGCCTGCCACAGGCCCGGGACCGCGCACCCGAGCTGGCCGCCGAGGTGGAGGCCCGCCGCCGGGCGGCGTTCGCCGCCTGA